The following DNA comes from Suncus etruscus isolate mSunEtr1 chromosome 12, mSunEtr1.pri.cur, whole genome shotgun sequence.
GTAGTTCCTTGGTGGTGttggttttaaagaaaaaggaaaagaggtgcCTAAAATGTATAAATTGAAATTTACCAGTTAAAATTCTTCTTTTCTAGGTGTTTCAGCCTTCACCAGCGGATCATGAAAAATATGGTggggatccccagcacccacatAAACTGCATATTGTCACCCGAATCAAAAGCACAGTAAGACGGCCATACTGGGAAAAAGATACGATCAAAATGCTTGGATTAGAAAAAGCACACACCCCTCAAGTACACAAGAATATCCCCTCCGTGAATGCCAAACTGAAAGTGGTCAAACATCTGATACGGATCCAGCCCCTGAAGCTGCCACAAGGGCTTCCAGCCGAGGAGGACATGGCTAATACGTGCCTCAAGAGCACTGGGGAACTGGTGCTGCACTGGCACCCCAAACACTGATGAAAGATGAAAGTCGGGCATCCCTAATAAAAGTCATCTTAGTTTCGGTGGTGAGTGTTTTCCTTTGAGTGGATTTAAGTCGATCGTACTTTAACTGGCTGAGCTTGGTTCTTTCTGACTCGGGAATTGGAGGTTTTGGTGTTCCTTCGCCGGTTGCTCCCCTTC
Coding sequences within:
- the MRPL30 gene encoding 39S ribosomal protein L30, mitochondrial, whose amino-acid sequence is MAGILCSVLKRTPGPPQAVSKGVESLICSVWIRHKFTKSRIPDKVFQPSPADHEKYGGDPQHPHKLHIVTRIKSTVRRPYWEKDTIKMLGLEKAHTPQVHKNIPSVNAKLKVVKHLIRIQPLKLPQGLPAEEDMANTCLKSTGELVLHWHPKH